One Drosophila subobscura isolate 14011-0131.10 chromosome U, UCBerk_Dsub_1.0, whole genome shotgun sequence DNA window includes the following coding sequences:
- the LOC117900744 gene encoding uncharacterized protein LOC117900744 gives MSLPSPMECLNLCDSPQHEHEDEEQEFSFRYPSYMFPDVEYNKDDIPLPFKATPDSLFNLCAAVVDAQGRTEVFKWSILDVADWLRDFGYPEYEQTFKENHIDGHKLLSLDAISLVALNIRNFEHIRHLGRGIRALYRKELQTATETKQHSEVYKTFKARTGRSYEGLRETELLGRMHMIRSVFRDVNDWDMMELHMARAPIRRYREVLANSRRYNLYGPSTARREPIIMDDVDAASWFDFGDCY, from the exons ATGTCGCTGCCATCGCCAATGGAGTGCCTGAACCTTTGCGACTCACCGCAGCATGAgcatgaggatgaggagcaggaGTTTAGCTTTCGCTACCCCAGCTACATGTTCCCCGATGTGGAATACAACAAGGACGATATACCACTGCCGTTTAAGGCCACGCCGGACTCGCTCTTTAatctgtgtgctgctgtcgTGGATGCCCAGGGCCGCACGGAGGTGTTCAAGTGGAGTATCCTGGATGTGGCCGATTGGCTGCGCGACTTTGGCTATCCCGAGTACGAA CAAACCTTCAAGGAGAACCACATCGATGGGCACAAGTTGCTCAGCCTCGATGCCATCTCCCTGGTGGCCCTGAACATTCGTAACTTTGAGCACATTCGTCATCTGGGACGCGGCATCCGAGCTCTGTACCGCAAGGAGCTGCAAACAGCCACGGAGACCAAGCAGCACAGTGAGGTGTACAAAACCTTCAAGGCCCGCACTGGCCGCAGCTACGAGGGATTGCGCGAAACTGAGCTCCTGGGACGCATGCACATGATACGCTCCGTCTTTCGGGACGTCAACGATTGGGATATGATGGAACTGCACATGGCTCGAGCTCCCATCAGACGATATCGTGAGGTGCTGGCTAATTCCAGGCGCTACAATCTCTACGGACCATCGACGGCACGCAGGGAGCCCATAATCATGGACGATGTAGATGCCGCATCTTGGTTTGATTTTGGCGATTGTTATTAG
- the LOC117901770 gene encoding ribosomal RNA-processing protein 7 homolog A — MEEIEGYTVVSLRMSPDAQHCHSVYMREHFIRLMDPNKPKGRTLFLLNVPPYVTEESLKGFFKRAGNVESVQFAAKPGKDETIKWYEGTKEPFSTVSPPFIFKVAYVVFQKSSSLAKALAVPSIDLFDISGASTIKTGMELWHEEYENHYILDAEQTKAQITEYMADYDRRERAAALAAKNSEADADGWVTVGKEGRNAGFEQKESVIGRLEKKRENDTKTKELKNFYTFQIRESKMQNIVEMRKKFEEDKRKIELLKQSRRFKPF, encoded by the exons ATGGAAGAAATCGAGGGATATACAG TTGTTTCGCTGCGAATGAGTCCCGATGCCCAGCACTGCCACAGCGTTTACATGCGGGAACACTTCATTCGCTTGATGGATCCAAATAAACCGAAAGGTCGCACGTTATTCCTGCTCAATGTCCCACCCTATGTGACCGAGGAGAGCCTGAAGGGGTTCTTCAAGCGCGCTGGAAACGTGGAGAGCGTACAATTTGCAGCAAAGCCTGGAAAAGATGAGACAATCAAATGGTATGAGGGCACAAAAGAGCCCTTCTCCACAGTGAGCCCGCCGTTCATATTCAAAGTGGCTTACGTGGTGTtccagaagagcagcagcctggCCAAGGCCCTGGCCGTGCCGAGCATTGACCTGTTCGACATCAGCGGCGCATCCACCATCAAAACGGGCATGGAGCTGTGGCACGAAGAGTACGAAAATCATTACATCCTCGATGCGGAGCAGACAAAGGCACAGATCACGGAATATATGGCCGACTATGATAGAAGAGAACGCGCGGCTGCACTGGCAGCCAAGAACAGCGAAGCCGACGCCGATGGCTGGGTCACTGTCGGCAAAGAGGGTCGCAACGCTGGCTTCGAGCAAAAGGAGTCCGTCATCGGACGCCTCGAAAAGAAGCGGGAGAATGACACGAAAACGAAGGAGCTGAAAAACTTTTACACCTTCCAGATACGCgagagcaaaatgcaaaacattgTCGAGATGCGAAAAAAGTTCGAAGAGGATAAGCGAAAAATTGAACTGCTAAAGCAGTCGCGACGCTTCAAACCGTTTTAG
- the LOC117902115 gene encoding beta-galactosidase has protein sequence MSCRCTRKLTMAMSGCVIILVIALTVGLCVGLGGGESESEGVREDPPKFTIDHAANTFVLNGEPFRYVAGSFHYFRAVPEAWRSRLRTMRAAGLNAVDTYVEWSLHNPHDGVYNWEGMADVVKFLEIAQEEDFYIILRPGPYICAERDNGGLPHWLFRKYPNIKMRTSDANYMAEVAKWYAELMPRLQHLLIGNGGKIIMVQVENEYGDYECDKVYLNWLRDETESYVQGNALLFTTDIPNERMSCGKIDNVFATTDFGIDRIHEIDAIWAMLRKLQPTGPLVNSEFYPGWLTHWQEMNQRRDGQVVADALKTILSYNASVNLYMFFGGTNFGFTAGANYNLDGGIGYAADITSYDYDAVMDEAGGVTNKYTLVKQVIGEVLPLPEITLSPAKRLAYGKVELTPALALLSAEGRAALAKGEPVESTKPKSFEELDLYSGLVLYETQLPSMDLDPALLRVNQINDRAHVFVDQELVGTLSREAQIYSLPLSKGWGSTLQLLVENQGRVNFYISNDTKGIFGEVSLQLHNGGYLPLENWKSTAFPLEDEVVENWRKQSGEQRLDAFLGRQRILRNGPVLYTGNVKVEEVGDTYLNMAGWGKGVAYVNGFNLGRYWPVAGPQVTLYVPNEILKLGDNTLVILEYQRTNKTASGEDLPAVQFDAIAQLDGQSGDVPLK, from the exons ATGAGCTGTCGCTGCACTCGAAAGCTGACAATGGCCATGAGCGGCTGTGTGATTATTTTGGTGATCGCCCTCACCGTCGGCCTTTGTGTGGGCCTGGGCGGTggcgagagtgagagcgagggAGTACGCGAG GATCCGCCCAAATTCACAATCGATCATGCGGCAAACACTTTTGTGCTGAATGGTGAACCATTTCGCTATGTCGCCGGATCTTTCCATTACTTCCGTGCGGTGCCCGAGGCCTGGAGGAGTCGTCTGCGCACAATGAGAGCAGCGGGTCTGAATGCAGTGGATAC CTATGTCGAATGGTCGCTACACAATCCCCACGATGGTGTCTACAACTGGGAAGGCATGGCGGATGTGGTGAAATTTCTAGAGATTGCCCAGGAGGAAGACTTTTATATAATACTGCGCCCAGGGCCCTATATCTGTGCAGAACGCGACAAT GGTGGACTGCCCCACTGGCTGTTCAGAAAATATCCCAACATCAAAATGCGAACGAGCGATGCAAATTACATGGCCGAAGTGGCCAAATGGTATGCAGAGTTGATGCCCCGCCTGCAGCACTTGCTGATTGGCAATGGTGGCAAGATCATCATGGTGCAGGTGGAGAATGAGTACGGGGACTATGAATGCGACAAAGTCTATCTAAATTGGCTGCGCGATGAGACGGAGAGCTATGTGCAGGGGAATGCGCTGCTCTTCACGACGGACATACCCAACGAACGCATGAGCTGCGGCAAGATCGACAATGTGTTTGCCACCACGGACTTCGGCATTGATCGAA TTCACGAGATTGACGCCATCTGGGCAATGCTGCGCAAACTGCAGCCCACGGGTCCGCTGGTCAATTCGGAATTCTACCCTGGCTGGCTGACCCACTGGCAGGAGATGAACCAACGACGCGATGGTCAAGTGGTGGCCGATGCCTTAAA AACTATTCTGAGCTACAACGCTAGCGTGAATCTGTACATGTTCTTTGGCGGCACCAACTTTGGTTTCACGGCCGGAGCCAACTACAATCTGGATGGGGGCATTGGCTATGCGGCGGATATCACCAGCTATGACTACGATGCAGTGATGGACGAGGCTGGCGGCGTAACCAACAAATATACTCTGGTTAAGCAGGTGATTGGTGAAGTTCTACCCCTGCCCGAGATTACGCTGAGTCCCGCCAAGCGACTGGCATATGGCAAAGTGGAGCTGACTCCAGCACTGGCCCTACTCTCTGCCGAGGGACGTGCTGCTCTGGCCAAGGGCGAACCCGTGGAGTCGACAAAGCCAAAATCGTTCGAGGAACTCGATTTGTACTCCGGCCTGGTGCTGTACGAGACGCAACTGCCTAGCATGGACCTTGATCCGGCTCTCCTCAGGGTGAATCAGATCAACGATCGTGCCCATGTCTTTGTGGATCAGGAGCTGGTGGGCACACTGTCCAGGGAGGCCCAAATATACTCCCTTCCACTGAGCAAAGGATGGGGCAGcacgctccagctgctggtggagaaTCAGGGTCGCGTCAATTTCTACATCTCCAACGACACGAAGGGCATCTTTGGTGAGGTGAGTCTCCAACTGCACAACGGCGGCTACCTGCCGCTGGAGAACTGGAAGAGCACTGCATTCCCCCTCGAAGACGAGGTCGTGGAGAACTGGCGAAAACAGAGCGGGGAGCAAAGACTGGATGCATTCCTCGGCAGGCAACGCATTCTGCGCAATGGACCTGTTCTCTACACGGGCAACGTcaaggtggaggaggtggGAGACACCTACTTAAacatggctggctggggcaAGGGTGTGGCCTATGTGAATGGTTTCAATCTGGGCCGATACTGGCCCGTGGCCGGTCCCCAGGTCACACTCTATGTGCCCAATGAGATCCTCAAGCTGGGGGATAACACTTTGGTCATACTGGAGTATCAACGGACGAACAAGACAGCAAGTGGTGAGGATCTGCCCGCGGTGCAGTTCGATGCAATTGCACAACTGGACGGACAGTCTGGAGATGTGCCGCTTAAGTGA
- the LOC117902116 gene encoding homeobox protein H2.0, with product MLLQHESAASMEQSMPENLSTHVYGGECEVKLPSPSGNHDPMDTDRDRDRDRDLSPKESTHSPETSVSSPTPPTSTSTTKVKLSFSVDRLLGSEPSESLTNSSSSSTRSCCDGSVFSCCTFPHCFSQSQAEATKLGHVSALQTTQSHHYAYAAGLDKLYPNLYMDYKSVLRPTPIRANEHATSYPTLATNALLRFHQQHHHQPHPHPHPQHHQPHHQSHHQSHFHQQKPATNAASTATALLAPLHGLKSLQLTQQQRFLGKSQQPLLDNIPTTQAAATMQNGSQNGGGNGNGNSGSGSGNSNGKRKRSWSRAVFTNLQRKGLEIQFQQQKYITKPDRRKLAARLNLTDAQVKVWFQNRRMKWRHTRENLKSGQEKQPHAQPSSVAATKVTTLTGAGHHPQEQLDYSSDSCSSVELSEQADDDIEIDVVE from the exons ATGTTACTGCAACACGAAAGTGCCGCCAGCATGGAACAGAGTATGCCAGAGAATCTCAGCACTCATGTTTACGGCGGCGAATGTGAAGTGAAGCTGCCATCGCCCTCGGGCAACCACGATCCCATGGATACTGATCGTGATCGTGATCGCGATCGCGATCTGTCGCCCAAGGAGTCCACCCATAGTCCCGAGACGAGTGTATCCAGTCCAACGCCTCCCacaagcaccagcaccaccaaagTGAAACTCAGTTTCAGTGTCGATCGTTTGCTGGGCTCTGAGCCCAGCGAATCCCTGACAAActcttcatcctcctccacgAGATCCTGCTGCGATGGCAGCGTCTTCTCCTGCTGCACATTTCCTCACTGTTTCAGTCAATCGCAGGCAGAGGCTACCAAGCTAGGCCATGTGTCTGCTCTACAAACGACACAAAGTCATCATTATGCCTATGCGGCGGGATTGGATAAGCTATACCCGAACCTTTATATGGATTACAAATCTGTGCTGAGACCAACGCCCATTCGAGCTAATGAACATG CAACCTCATATCCCACTCTGGCAACCAACGCTCTTCTACGCttccatcagcagcaccaccaccagccacacccacacccacacccacagcatCATCAGCCGCACCATCAGTCGCACCATCAGTCGCACTTTCATCAGCAGAAACCTGCCACGAATGCAGCTTCGACAGCTACAGCGCTGCTGGCGCCTCTTCATGGCCTCAAGTCTCTGCAGttgacgcagcagcagcggtttCTGGGCAAgtcgcagcagccgctgctggacaACATTCCCACAACGCAGGCGGCCGCCACAAtgcaaaatggcagccaaaatgggggcggcaacggcaacggcaacagtggcagtggcagtggcaacagcaacgggaAACGGAAACGCTCCTGGTCACGGGCTGTCTTTACGAATCTGCAGCGAAAGGGTCTGGAAATACAGTTCCAGCAACAGAAATACATCACAAAGCCAGATAGACGCAAGCTGGCGGCACGCTTGAATCTGACAGATGCGCAG GTCAAAGTATGGTTCCAAAATCGTCGTATGAAATGGCGGCACACACGCGAGAATTTAAAAAGTGGTCAAGAGAAGCAGCCTCATGCACAGCCCTCgagtgtggctgccacaaaggTCACGACCCTAACAGGTGCTGGCCATCATccacaggagcagctggaCTACAGCTCCGATAGCTGCTCCAGTGTGGAGCTCAGCGAACAGGCGGACGATGATATAGAAATTGATGTGGTGGAGTAG
- the LOC117902114 gene encoding breast cancer anti-estrogen resistance protein 3 homolog isoform X1: MGNVQPRTLEPRNVANRRSSILWNFRYSNAARRREDLAVIVHNSRMSIAEWLDLLELQQYEGNLQAYSTVDDVVDITDKELKRCGIRSAHRQLMINSLLGVRAKRRQSMILEASSSRPRAVPRRKNSCPLVYLEESSIDISGSGDSGGRDLIITKSGKVLKQLTFDDTNTIYEELRPRSRCNSPHWGAHIDSEMEQTSGSNASTPIAVNSPNPNEQQEAIALKKALEWELSLDARELRSHAWYHGPLPRQRAEEIVQREGDFLVRDCASQPDNYVLSCRSKLAVLHFVLNKLVLQPETVYERVQYQFEEDAFDTVPDLITFYVGSGKPISAASGALIQYPCNRRYPLSFYGHKIVGNQLHSQMLAGLRGLSPLSSPLGSNGAGLGNAGSAVFRFEQQQQQQQQQQQQAVPQQTVASPGSPHCSPPRARREVPPPPRLPCKKQQRSQSLTPAQAMVVSNINKLQEQQLQLQEAANGNSNGTSNGNGLARFQTIARCNPTSDVQQQHLENKFTSHSLPRPSTSAAQALRQQAAARMSSLARNCSLDTGSDSSRPPSPPPKPRKEPMAAVLAYQASGSDSGNGSGDSALGDGSDVCIQRGVIIKNPRFMSSSASNGTLKSFSEFDAMAAEENLFTLAIEEVRVGSKFDFENFSTLLLPSVENKPLDGDALNTFKMMLLETGPKLLAEHITRIDIGLFLEQPDDELDYFLSCSGLELLTLPHGKLFREDIIERTQCIKLMVAVTILTCQTDLDRAQLLSKWIQIAVETKTALGNLFGFCAIMLGLCMAQIQKLDQAWHILRQKYTDSAFTFEAKLRPTLSSMNEASNPQAPNTTVPHVLLYALLIDRPVMDIINHSNMDDRPALYHTCIAPWESKADDFGMSINFQHLDASRGFLKSLDLYRKNAKMMLEDASIRLDELLSDAFRTEFHVKFLWGSCGATAKPEDRHGKLEKVLTLMADKFCMMAGEVK; this comes from the exons ATGGGCAATGTGCAGCCGCGTACACTGGAGCCGCGCAATGTGGCAAACCGGCGAAGCA GTATCCTGTGGAACTTTCGCTACTCGAATGCAGCACGCCGGCGGGAGGATCTGGCTGTGATTGTGCACAACTCCCGGATGAGCATTGCCGAATGGTTGGATCTcttggagctgcagcagtacGAAG GTAATCTGCAGGCCTACAGCACTGTGGATGATGTGGTGGACATTACGGACAAGGAGCTAAAACGCTGTGGCATACGCAGCGCACATCGCCAGCTGATGATCAACAGTCTGTTGGGTGTGCGGGCAAAGCGTCGGCAATCCATGATTTTAGAGG ctagcagcagcaggccgcgTGCTGTGCCGCGACGCAAGAATTCCTGTCCATTGGTTTATCTGGAGGAAAGTTCCATCGATATCTCGGGCAGTGGCGATAGCGGTGGTCGCGACTTGATTATCACCAAAAGTGGCAAAGTGCTCAAGCAACTGACTTTCGATGATACAAACACCAT CTACGAAGAATTGAGACCGCGCTCCAGGTGCAACAGTCCCCATTGGGGTGCCCACATTGATAGCGAAATGGAGCAGACTAGCGGCAGCAATGCCTCCACACCGATAGCCGTGAATTCGCCGAATCCCAATGAGCAACAGGAGGCCATAGCCCTGAAGAAGGCACTCGAATGGGAGTTGAGTTTGGATGCCAGGGAGCTGCGTTCCCATGCCTGGTACCACGGACCACTGCCACGACAACGGGCCGAGGAGATTGTCCAGCGGGAAGGAGACTTCCTGGTGCGGGATTGCGCCTCACAGCCGGACAACTATGTGCTCAGTTGTCGCAGCAAGTTGGCAGTGCTGCACTTTGTGCTGAATAAG TTGGTCCTACAACCAGAGACTGTGTACGAGCGCGTCCAATATCAGTTTGAGGAAGATGCCTTTGACACGGTGCCTGATCTGATCACCTTCTACGTGGGCTCTGGCAAACCCATCTCTGCCGCCTCGGGTGCTCTCATTCAGTATCCGTGCAACAGGCGATATCCACTGTCCTTTTATGGTCACAAGATTGTGGGTAATCAGCTGCACAGCCAAATGTTGGCTGGGCTACGTGGCCTGAGTCCTTTGAGCTCGCCACTGGGCAGCAATGGCGCAGGATTGGGCAATGCTGGAAGTGCAGTCTTTCGCtttgagcaacagcagcagcagcagcaacagcagcagcagcaggcagtgccACAGCAGACTGTAGCCTCTCCTGGTAGTCCTCATTGCTCGCCGCCACGAGCACGTCGCGAAGTTCCTCCGCCGCCGCGGCTGCCctgcaagaagcagcagcgatcCCAGAGCCTGACTCCCGCACAGGCCATGGTCGTGAGCAACATTaacaagctgcaggagcagcagttgcagctccaAGAGGCAgccaatggcaacagcaatggaACTTCCAATGGCAATGGACTGGCCCGCTTCCAGACCATAGCCAGATGCAATCCCACCAGcgatgtgcagcagcaacatttggaGAATAAGTTTACCAGCCACTCGCTGCCCAGGCCGAGTACTTCAGCAGCGCAGGCGCTgcgccagcaggcagcagccaggatgTCGAGTTTAGCCAGAAATTGCAGCCTGGACACAGGGTCGGACTCGAGTCGGCCACCCAGCCCGCCGCCGAAGCCGCGCAAGGAGCCAATGGCCGCCGTGTTGGCATATCAGGCAAGTGGCTCCGATTCGGGCAATGGCTCGGGCGACTCGGCACTGGGCGATGGCAGTGATGTGTGCATACAGCGTGGAGTGATCATCAAGAATCCAAGATTCATGAGCAGCTCCGCGTCCAATGGCACACTGAAGAGTTTCAGCGAGTTTGATGCCATGGCAGCGGAGGAGAATCTCTTCACATTGGCCATTGAGGAGGTGCGAGTG GGCagcaaatttgattttgaaaactttagcactttgttgctgccttcgGTGGAGAACAAGCCGCTGGATGGTGATGCGCTGAACACCTTCAAGATGATGCTGCTGGAGACGGGGCCCAAGCTGCTGGCGGAGCACATAACACGCATTGATATTGGTCTGTTTCTAGAGCAGCCCGACGATGAGTTGGACTACTTTCTGAGCTGTTCGGGACTGGAGCTGTTGACGCTGCCGCATGGCAAACTCTTTCGCGAGGATATCATCGAGCGCACGCAGTGCATCAAGCTGATGGTGGCCGTCACCATACTCACCTGTCAGACGGATCTGGATCGGGCACAGTTGCTCAGCAAGTGGATACAGATTGCAGTCGAGACAAAGACGGCATTGGGGAATCTATTCGGCTTCTGTGCCATTATGTTGGGACTGTGCATGGCACAG ATCCAAAAACTCGATCAGGCCTGGCACATTCTGCGGCAAAAGTACACGGACAGCGCGTTTACATTCGAGGCCAAGTTGCGTCCCACTTTGAGCAGCATGAACGAGGCATCCAATCCGCAGGCGCCCAACACCACAGTGCCCCATGTCCTGCTCTATGCGCTGCTCATCGATCGTCCAGTTATGGATATTATCAACCATTCGAATATGGACGATCGTCCGGCGCTGTATCACACGTGCATTGCTCCGTGGGAATCGAAGGCGGATGACTTTGGCATGTCCATTAACTTCCAGCATTTGGATGCGTCGCGCGGCTTCCTCAAGAGCCTCGATCTGTATCGGAAGAATGCCAAAATGATGCTCGAAGACGCCAGCATTCGACTGGATGAATTGCTGTCGGATGCTTTTCG AACTGAATTCCACGTGAAGTTCCTTTGGGGCAGTTGTGGGGCCACGGCCAAGCCCGAGGATCGTCATGGCAAGCTGGAAAAGGTGCTTACACTAATGGCCGACAAGTTCTGCATGATGGCCGGCGAAGTCAAGTGA
- the LOC117902114 gene encoding breast cancer anti-estrogen resistance protein 3 homolog isoform X2, whose amino-acid sequence MEQTSGSNASTPIAVNSPNPNEQQEAIALKKALEWELSLDARELRSHAWYHGPLPRQRAEEIVQREGDFLVRDCASQPDNYVLSCRSKLAVLHFVLNKLVLQPETVYERVQYQFEEDAFDTVPDLITFYVGSGKPISAASGALIQYPCNRRYPLSFYGHKIVGNQLHSQMLAGLRGLSPLSSPLGSNGAGLGNAGSAVFRFEQQQQQQQQQQQQAVPQQTVASPGSPHCSPPRARREVPPPPRLPCKKQQRSQSLTPAQAMVVSNINKLQEQQLQLQEAANGNSNGTSNGNGLARFQTIARCNPTSDVQQQHLENKFTSHSLPRPSTSAAQALRQQAAARMSSLARNCSLDTGSDSSRPPSPPPKPRKEPMAAVLAYQASGSDSGNGSGDSALGDGSDVCIQRGVIIKNPRFMSSSASNGTLKSFSEFDAMAAEENLFTLAIEEVRVGSKFDFENFSTLLLPSVENKPLDGDALNTFKMMLLETGPKLLAEHITRIDIGLFLEQPDDELDYFLSCSGLELLTLPHGKLFREDIIERTQCIKLMVAVTILTCQTDLDRAQLLSKWIQIAVETKTALGNLFGFCAIMLGLCMAQIQKLDQAWHILRQKYTDSAFTFEAKLRPTLSSMNEASNPQAPNTTVPHVLLYALLIDRPVMDIINHSNMDDRPALYHTCIAPWESKADDFGMSINFQHLDASRGFLKSLDLYRKNAKMMLEDASIRLDELLSDAFRTEFHVKFLWGSCGATAKPEDRHGKLEKVLTLMADKFCMMAGEVK is encoded by the exons ATGGAGCAGACTAGCGGCAGCAATGCCTCCACACCGATAGCCGTGAATTCGCCGAATCCCAATGAGCAACAGGAGGCCATAGCCCTGAAGAAGGCACTCGAATGGGAGTTGAGTTTGGATGCCAGGGAGCTGCGTTCCCATGCCTGGTACCACGGACCACTGCCACGACAACGGGCCGAGGAGATTGTCCAGCGGGAAGGAGACTTCCTGGTGCGGGATTGCGCCTCACAGCCGGACAACTATGTGCTCAGTTGTCGCAGCAAGTTGGCAGTGCTGCACTTTGTGCTGAATAAG TTGGTCCTACAACCAGAGACTGTGTACGAGCGCGTCCAATATCAGTTTGAGGAAGATGCCTTTGACACGGTGCCTGATCTGATCACCTTCTACGTGGGCTCTGGCAAACCCATCTCTGCCGCCTCGGGTGCTCTCATTCAGTATCCGTGCAACAGGCGATATCCACTGTCCTTTTATGGTCACAAGATTGTGGGTAATCAGCTGCACAGCCAAATGTTGGCTGGGCTACGTGGCCTGAGTCCTTTGAGCTCGCCACTGGGCAGCAATGGCGCAGGATTGGGCAATGCTGGAAGTGCAGTCTTTCGCtttgagcaacagcagcagcagcagcaacagcagcagcagcaggcagtgccACAGCAGACTGTAGCCTCTCCTGGTAGTCCTCATTGCTCGCCGCCACGAGCACGTCGCGAAGTTCCTCCGCCGCCGCGGCTGCCctgcaagaagcagcagcgatcCCAGAGCCTGACTCCCGCACAGGCCATGGTCGTGAGCAACATTaacaagctgcaggagcagcagttgcagctccaAGAGGCAgccaatggcaacagcaatggaACTTCCAATGGCAATGGACTGGCCCGCTTCCAGACCATAGCCAGATGCAATCCCACCAGcgatgtgcagcagcaacatttggaGAATAAGTTTACCAGCCACTCGCTGCCCAGGCCGAGTACTTCAGCAGCGCAGGCGCTgcgccagcaggcagcagccaggatgTCGAGTTTAGCCAGAAATTGCAGCCTGGACACAGGGTCGGACTCGAGTCGGCCACCCAGCCCGCCGCCGAAGCCGCGCAAGGAGCCAATGGCCGCCGTGTTGGCATATCAGGCAAGTGGCTCCGATTCGGGCAATGGCTCGGGCGACTCGGCACTGGGCGATGGCAGTGATGTGTGCATACAGCGTGGAGTGATCATCAAGAATCCAAGATTCATGAGCAGCTCCGCGTCCAATGGCACACTGAAGAGTTTCAGCGAGTTTGATGCCATGGCAGCGGAGGAGAATCTCTTCACATTGGCCATTGAGGAGGTGCGAGTG GGCagcaaatttgattttgaaaactttagcactttgttgctgccttcgGTGGAGAACAAGCCGCTGGATGGTGATGCGCTGAACACCTTCAAGATGATGCTGCTGGAGACGGGGCCCAAGCTGCTGGCGGAGCACATAACACGCATTGATATTGGTCTGTTTCTAGAGCAGCCCGACGATGAGTTGGACTACTTTCTGAGCTGTTCGGGACTGGAGCTGTTGACGCTGCCGCATGGCAAACTCTTTCGCGAGGATATCATCGAGCGCACGCAGTGCATCAAGCTGATGGTGGCCGTCACCATACTCACCTGTCAGACGGATCTGGATCGGGCACAGTTGCTCAGCAAGTGGATACAGATTGCAGTCGAGACAAAGACGGCATTGGGGAATCTATTCGGCTTCTGTGCCATTATGTTGGGACTGTGCATGGCACAG ATCCAAAAACTCGATCAGGCCTGGCACATTCTGCGGCAAAAGTACACGGACAGCGCGTTTACATTCGAGGCCAAGTTGCGTCCCACTTTGAGCAGCATGAACGAGGCATCCAATCCGCAGGCGCCCAACACCACAGTGCCCCATGTCCTGCTCTATGCGCTGCTCATCGATCGTCCAGTTATGGATATTATCAACCATTCGAATATGGACGATCGTCCGGCGCTGTATCACACGTGCATTGCTCCGTGGGAATCGAAGGCGGATGACTTTGGCATGTCCATTAACTTCCAGCATTTGGATGCGTCGCGCGGCTTCCTCAAGAGCCTCGATCTGTATCGGAAGAATGCCAAAATGATGCTCGAAGACGCCAGCATTCGACTGGATGAATTGCTGTCGGATGCTTTTCG AACTGAATTCCACGTGAAGTTCCTTTGGGGCAGTTGTGGGGCCACGGCCAAGCCCGAGGATCGTCATGGCAAGCTGGAAAAGGTGCTTACACTAATGGCCGACAAGTTCTGCATGATGGCCGGCGAAGTCAAGTGA